A genomic stretch from Halogranum gelatinilyticum includes:
- a CDS encoding universal stress protein, with protein MYTTILVPTDGSETASRAVDHAIDLAKQYGATVHALSVVDVSELGLRTPTEIDPARLRQPLRDRAQSAVDAVARVGKKAGIDVTKAIRVGVTHEVVTDYVIDNDIDLVVMGTHGRRGLPHAFLGSVTERVIRTSNVPILVVHPLDDSP; from the coding sequence ATGTACACCACCATCCTGGTCCCCACCGACGGCAGTGAAACGGCCAGTCGTGCCGTCGACCACGCCATCGACCTCGCCAAGCAATACGGCGCAACAGTCCACGCCCTCTCGGTTGTCGACGTGAGTGAACTCGGTCTTCGAACACCCACAGAGATCGACCCAGCACGACTCCGCCAGCCTCTCCGAGATCGCGCACAGAGCGCGGTGGATGCCGTCGCACGAGTCGGAAAGAAAGCCGGCATTGACGTCACCAAAGCTATCAGAGTTGGCGTCACACACGAGGTCGTTACCGACTACGTCATCGACAACGACATCGATCTCGTCGTCATGGGTACACACGGCCGGCGTGGTCTCCCACACGCATTTCTCGGGAGCGTCACCGAGCGCGTCATCCGGACGTCAAATGTCCCAATACTCGTCGTTCACCCGCTCGATGACTCACCGTAG
- a CDS encoding metallophosphoesterase family protein, translating into MKLGLISDVHGNLPALEAVLEDLPAVDMIACAGDVVGYNPWPADCVERVREVAAITVVGNHDRAVGDRESFRANSMALAGIEYAREELSDEQKDWLAELPRKATLADGSILLVHDHPTVQDRYVFPRHFPEVRPHIDEYDGAVLGHTHRQHKARIDGRLIVNPGSVGQPRDGDSDAAYAVLDTDALEVELHRVEYDINRVIERVEEAGLPPEIGTRLLDGS; encoded by the coding sequence ATGAAGCTCGGCCTCATTTCCGACGTCCATGGAAACCTCCCAGCACTCGAAGCAGTTCTTGAGGATCTGCCAGCGGTCGACATGATCGCCTGTGCTGGTGATGTCGTCGGGTATAACCCGTGGCCAGCAGACTGTGTCGAGCGAGTCCGGGAGGTCGCCGCTATCACGGTTGTTGGCAACCACGACCGTGCGGTCGGTGATAGAGAGTCGTTCCGTGCGAACTCGATGGCACTGGCCGGAATCGAATATGCGCGAGAGGAACTCTCTGATGAACAGAAAGATTGGTTAGCTGAGCTTCCGCGGAAAGCAACGCTCGCCGACGGGTCAATCCTCTTGGTCCACGACCATCCTACCGTGCAAGACCGCTACGTCTTCCCTCGGCATTTTCCGGAGGTCAGACCTCACATCGACGAGTACGATGGAGCCGTTCTCGGTCACACACACAGACAGCACAAAGCTCGTATCGATGGTCGACTCATCGTCAATCCTGGAAGCGTGGGACAGCCTCGTGACGGTGATTCCGACGCCGCCTATGCCGTTCTGGATACCGACGCTCTCGAAGTTGAACTCCACCGTGTTGAGTACGACATCAATCGGGTCATAGAGCGCGTTGAGGAAGCAGGACTCCCACCAGAAATCGGAACACGCCTACTCGATGGCTCATGA
- a CDS encoding VirB4 family type IV secretion system protein — protein MSEPVLQGSTVVNDVFSVVDSSTSTMGLAVGVTLLAVTGISLYFRWNADRDVGDEEGDTEQAETVEFVEFLTAEGGTDDVSESQRNVTAPDAIEWETRAARVGEQWTSTLYVAGYPDYPKDGYLSALFELTDVQFDLTVHVRPRDYERARSELEEVADDLQVDAELAQSVRSSYLQERAAEAAATYRAVESGHQVFDQATFVTVRADNRSELRDSVRKVKRTLRDDPANLSPKTAICVQDKALQSAAPIGMNELGRESIALGGAVGALLASPHSATILEDGGVEVGIHKDVRSPVVVDPFARENGYAMFTVGDPGSGKSFGAKQNFIRSIEQSEDRIGVVLEPLNNWAGVSEALGGQRVTVGGTLGLNPLEIKPTPEHVRRAMGEDASPFSEKLADVLSFLANYFALRDIELGDKRTTLELAVREAYSRRGITEDVETHSKESPTMRDVLDVLEDLINEPEEFVVRSPAEAEKLLDDATWLIDQLRPFEDGGQYENLGRETDFDIHDEKVVYLDLAQQEGSVGGATSLVMQLLISLVYERAKETDKEVVFVIDEARYIMQDAASLSFLETVFRHHRHHDLSIRLVTQTVDEFFEHAESEAILDQCAIKQFHRLDGMDEQWADEFGLNHAQMRFVQDAVPGNEEAGFSHALVGVDGEWRGVEVRAMEHEKRVIDFDPTEQTRRELRNHGA, from the coding sequence ATGAGTGAGCCAGTGCTTCAGGGGAGCACAGTTGTGAACGACGTATTCTCTGTAGTTGATAGTTCCACGTCAACGATGGGGTTGGCTGTTGGGGTTACACTGCTTGCTGTCACGGGGATCTCCCTCTATTTCCGGTGGAATGCGGACCGAGACGTGGGTGATGAAGAAGGTGACACGGAGCAAGCAGAAACAGTCGAGTTCGTGGAGTTCTTGACCGCAGAGGGTGGCACCGACGACGTCTCTGAATCCCAACGGAACGTTACTGCCCCGGATGCGATTGAATGGGAGACTCGTGCTGCACGCGTTGGTGAGCAGTGGACGAGTACGCTGTACGTGGCCGGGTATCCCGACTATCCGAAGGATGGCTATCTGAGTGCGTTGTTCGAACTCACTGACGTCCAGTTCGACCTGACGGTCCACGTCCGTCCGCGCGATTACGAACGCGCTCGTAGTGAGCTTGAGGAGGTTGCCGACGACTTGCAGGTCGACGCTGAGTTAGCACAGAGTGTGCGCAGTTCGTATCTCCAAGAACGTGCTGCCGAGGCTGCGGCGACCTATCGGGCTGTCGAATCCGGCCACCAAGTGTTCGACCAGGCGACGTTCGTCACGGTCCGCGCAGACAATCGCTCGGAGTTGCGTGACTCGGTTCGGAAAGTCAAACGGACACTTCGTGACGACCCAGCGAACCTGTCGCCAAAGACAGCCATCTGTGTCCAGGACAAAGCCCTCCAGTCGGCCGCACCGATTGGGATGAACGAACTCGGGCGGGAGTCGATTGCCTTGGGTGGTGCTGTCGGTGCGTTGTTGGCGTCGCCGCATAGTGCGACGATTCTTGAAGACGGTGGGGTCGAGGTCGGTATTCACAAGGACGTCCGTAGTCCCGTCGTCGTCGATCCGTTCGCACGCGAAAACGGCTATGCGATGTTCACCGTCGGCGACCCTGGTTCCGGGAAGTCTTTCGGCGCGAAACAGAACTTCATCCGCTCGATCGAACAGAGCGAAGACCGAATCGGTGTGGTGCTTGAACCACTGAACAACTGGGCTGGTGTGTCCGAAGCACTCGGCGGACAACGAGTGACCGTCGGTGGAACACTCGGGTTGAATCCATTAGAGATCAAGCCCACGCCCGAACACGTTCGACGGGCGATGGGTGAGGACGCAAGCCCCTTTTCGGAAAAGCTCGCAGACGTGTTGAGCTTCCTCGCGAACTACTTCGCGCTTCGCGATATCGAGCTGGGGGATAAACGCACAACTCTGGAGTTGGCTGTTCGGGAAGCGTACAGTCGGCGTGGGATAACGGAAGATGTTGAGACGCATTCGAAAGAGAGCCCGACGATGCGTGACGTCTTGGACGTGCTCGAAGATCTCATCAACGAACCAGAGGAGTTCGTCGTTCGTTCTCCAGCCGAGGCCGAGAAACTCCTCGATGACGCCACGTGGCTCATTGACCAACTCCGACCCTTCGAGGATGGAGGGCAGTACGAGAATCTCGGTCGGGAGACGGACTTCGACATCCACGACGAGAAGGTCGTCTACCTCGATTTGGCCCAACAGGAAGGCAGCGTCGGTGGTGCGACGAGTCTCGTGATGCAACTACTGATTTCGCTGGTGTATGAGCGTGCGAAGGAGACGGACAAGGAGGTCGTCTTCGTCATCGACGAGGCACGCTACATCATGCAGGACGCAGCGAGCCTGTCTTTCTTAGAGACGGTGTTCCGGCATCACCGTCACCACGACCTCTCGATTCGACTGGTGACCCAGACCGTCGACGAGTTCTTCGAGCACGCCGAATCCGAGGCCATCTTGGACCAGTGTGCAATCAAGCAGTTCCATCGGTTGGATGGGATGGACGAACAGTGGGCCGACGAGTTCGGGTTGAACCACGCCCAGATGCGATTTGTGCAGGACGCTGTGCCTGGCAACGAGGAAGCGGGATTTTCTCACGCGTTAGTGGGTGTCGATGGGGAGTGGCGTGGCGTGGAGGTCAGAGCGATGGAGCACGAGAAGCGGGTCATCGACTTCGATCCGACTGAACAGACACGTAGGGAGCTCCGGAACCATGGTGCGTGA
- a CDS encoding ribbon-helix-helix domain-containing protein, translating to MNTKRVNFRLPEELVTQADIAAKITHKNRTEVLIEALRRYLEEIESEEKFREAVVELYLNDQIEFEALVDVIGRQDAEAVRASKQVLDRGEELADELAGL from the coding sequence ATGAACACAAAACGAGTGAATTTTCGGCTTCCTGAGGAGCTAGTCACGCAAGCCGATATCGCCGCCAAAATAACGCACAAAAATCGCACAGAAGTGCTTATCGAGGCACTACGCCGGTACCTCGAGGAGATCGAATCCGAAGAAAAGTTTCGAGAAGCAGTTGTAGAACTCTACTTGAATGATCAAATCGAATTTGAGGCACTGGTAGACGTTATCGGGCGGCAAGATGCAGAGGCGGTCCGAGCCTCTAAGCAGGTACTTGACCGGGGGGAAGAGTTGGCAGACGAACTCGCAGGTCTCTGA
- a CDS encoding type IV secretory system conjugative DNA transfer family protein yields the protein MRWRSLFGSGTGETSEEDTAERRASEVAPEESVLPDGFDIRATETRRGKELTRTVETATGGLETVVGEWPQRLLEHSAEQSRQPTWVGYGRGRLREAGIAFENLFQHLGVFGTTGYGKSTVLQNLLYQWARGDHGFCFIDPKGDTAYDVLQSLPEARLADVIWIEPGADRDRTVGFNFLDVGFEPSHPQYDAAIEGLTEDLVALLRADRYWGARMDRVTQNMLRAMQRSKYEYTLLDVYFALASESSRQQFAALVDEEELPFIREYTRKIAQLSDSELEPLLGRFQPWVENPVTRQLLAHRESPINIANAVESGKLVIVRNATESTTIGQMIATAVMRRVWATIKARKRVPLADREPFFLVVDEFDAVVAPDADVERMLSKARAMRMSVTLCCQQPSQLPKATREAMFGNCDTLLTFRPGNPNDARQLAQRFGDLDADTINSTPQYQAWVRLALDEGKRTDPLRVQTFPAMVPQRDGQDVEQVIRESLDRYGNDRLDDKTIRSELRFDASTGRGSVVDSDGTRGGEQDVAALMLQSIYAQSIRVAREWMFVSEVNEAMKRRTNKPLEQSQLSNIRERLTGEYLDARRRDGRMQVRLTQTGQGWLFNTGTAASGGGDEHRFVLREAFEAFTAAGFDVTLPTQDGGELPDGIAALPIDPMKASTPQDVQRRLEQLETEYPVCATVSDGREVALEAETTTLSKPMQTLTNLRKAIEAGRRCVFVCKDGSAEHGDVAYWAKRGVSILTDPPCVSEVDGRSRTFYTTSTTLSVGEDGTAVRPQSNTRSEWVETDSGLINRDSGGSIHVQLGGVEDLDAVSPSDVEAYYTVDRASGEYAVECGDRTYRYSSIDEFEAEWGRVYEPFVPEREFPRDVRSEDFLFVVVPDSGSKYEELQVVVGGECTPLSEYGTDTDTTQDGYSDGEVEGLMAGMRPVSEGSSQDSCDGTSDDLIL from the coding sequence ATGCGATGGCGTTCGCTGTTTGGTTCTGGGACGGGAGAGACATCGGAAGAGGATACAGCGGAAAGACGCGCTTCAGAGGTGGCTCCTGAGGAGTCTGTGCTCCCAGACGGGTTCGACATCCGAGCGACGGAGACTCGCCGCGGGAAAGAACTGACACGGACCGTCGAGACGGCCACTGGAGGTCTCGAAACTGTTGTCGGTGAGTGGCCACAACGACTGTTAGAGCATTCAGCGGAGCAATCGAGACAGCCGACGTGGGTCGGCTATGGCCGTGGCCGACTTCGCGAGGCGGGGATTGCCTTCGAGAACCTCTTTCAGCACCTTGGCGTGTTCGGAACCACAGGATACGGGAAGAGCACGGTCCTCCAGAACCTCCTGTACCAGTGGGCCCGCGGTGACCACGGCTTCTGTTTCATTGATCCGAAGGGCGACACCGCCTACGATGTGTTGCAGTCACTTCCTGAAGCGCGCCTTGCGGACGTTATTTGGATTGAACCAGGGGCTGACAGAGACCGGACAGTCGGATTCAACTTTCTCGATGTCGGATTCGAGCCATCGCACCCACAGTACGACGCCGCTATCGAGGGGCTGACCGAGGACCTCGTTGCCCTCCTGCGAGCGGACCGGTATTGGGGTGCGCGAATGGATCGGGTGACGCAAAACATGCTGCGGGCGATGCAGCGCTCGAAGTACGAATACACGCTCTTGGACGTCTACTTCGCACTTGCCTCGGAGAGTAGTCGTCAACAGTTCGCTGCCCTCGTCGACGAGGAAGAACTCCCGTTCATTCGTGAGTATACCCGAAAAATCGCTCAGTTGAGCGACTCAGAGTTAGAGCCACTACTTGGTCGGTTCCAGCCGTGGGTTGAGAACCCGGTGACTCGGCAGTTGCTTGCGCATCGTGAGTCGCCGATCAACATCGCCAATGCCGTCGAGTCAGGGAAACTCGTCATCGTTCGCAATGCTACCGAGAGCACGACTATCGGCCAGATGATTGCGACGGCTGTGATGCGTCGCGTGTGGGCGACGATCAAAGCCCGAAAGCGAGTCCCACTGGCGGACAGAGAGCCGTTCTTTCTGGTCGTTGATGAGTTCGATGCCGTCGTCGCCCCTGATGCTGACGTCGAACGGATGCTCTCGAAGGCGCGGGCGATGCGGATGAGCGTGACTCTCTGTTGCCAACAGCCCTCTCAACTCCCGAAGGCAACGCGGGAAGCGATGTTCGGGAACTGTGATACGCTCCTGACGTTCCGGCCCGGGAATCCGAACGATGCCCGGCAACTCGCCCAACGGTTCGGGGACCTTGATGCAGACACGATTAACAGTACGCCACAGTACCAGGCGTGGGTTCGACTCGCGCTCGACGAGGGTAAACGGACTGACCCACTCCGTGTGCAGACGTTCCCAGCGATGGTTCCCCAACGGGATGGACAAGATGTTGAGCAGGTAATTCGGGAGAGTCTCGACCGGTACGGGAACGACCGATTGGACGACAAGACAATTCGCTCGGAACTCCGATTCGACGCGTCGACAGGTCGTGGCTCTGTTGTCGACAGTGATGGTACACGTGGCGGTGAGCAGGATGTTGCAGCACTCATGCTGCAGTCGATCTACGCGCAGTCAATTCGGGTAGCGCGTGAGTGGATGTTCGTCTCGGAGGTCAACGAGGCGATGAAGAGACGGACGAATAAACCGCTCGAGCAGAGTCAACTCTCCAACATTCGCGAGCGTCTGACTGGTGAGTATCTCGACGCGCGACGACGCGATGGACGGATGCAAGTCCGGCTTACACAAACAGGCCAGGGATGGTTGTTCAACACCGGCACTGCGGCGAGTGGCGGCGGAGACGAGCATCGGTTTGTCCTTCGAGAAGCCTTCGAGGCGTTCACTGCGGCGGGATTCGACGTGACGCTTCCCACGCAGGACGGTGGTGAGCTCCCAGATGGGATTGCAGCATTGCCCATCGACCCAATGAAAGCGAGCACACCGCAGGACGTCCAGCGACGTCTGGAACAGCTTGAGACAGAGTATCCAGTCTGTGCCACCGTGAGTGACGGCCGTGAAGTCGCACTTGAGGCAGAGACGACGACGCTCTCGAAGCCGATGCAGACACTCACCAACCTCCGGAAAGCAATCGAGGCTGGACGACGTTGCGTGTTTGTCTGTAAGGATGGGTCGGCAGAACACGGAGACGTTGCGTATTGGGCAAAGCGCGGTGTGTCAATCCTGACGGACCCACCATGTGTTAGTGAGGTGGATGGCCGATCACGGACGTTCTACACGACGTCGACGACGCTCTCTGTGGGTGAAGACGGAACAGCCGTCCGACCACAATCGAACACGCGAAGCGAATGGGTCGAAACCGACAGCGGGCTCATTAACCGGGATTCCGGTGGGTCAATTCATGTCCAACTCGGTGGTGTCGAGGATTTAGATGCAGTCTCGCCCTCGGACGTCGAAGCCTACTACACTGTCGACCGCGCGAGTGGGGAATACGCTGTTGAGTGTGGGGACCGGACGTATCGCTACAGTTCGATTGACGAGTTCGAGGCTGAGTGGGGGCGAGTGTATGAGCCGTTCGTCCCCGAACGAGAGTTTCCGCGTGATGTGCGTTCGGAGGACTTTCTGTTCGTTGTCGTCCCTGACTCAGGGTCAAAGTACGAAGAATTGCAGGTGGTTGTCGGTGGGGAGTGTACGCCGTTGTCAGAGTATGGAACGGATACGGACACTACTCAAGACGGCTATTCGGATGGAGAGGTGGAGGGGCTAATGGCTGGAATGAGACCTGTTTCTGAGGGGTCGTCGCAGGACAGTTGCGATGGGACGAGCGATGACCTAATTCTGTAA
- a CDS encoding DUF7342 family protein — translation MSETWVEQTSAFDRVKSVALTLSTPRTAVWIAEEAHVSENTARSHLSRLAELGVLTTTTTDRGTGYSPDAIYTRSQDIRELIHTNTEDQLATQAVELQEELASFSTTYDVESPTALRTSIATASLSPEEARERLEAVSDWEYAQYRLSVVRDALEHYDTYSSSRPASA, via the coding sequence ATGAGCGAGACTTGGGTTGAACAAACATCTGCATTTGACCGGGTGAAGAGCGTCGCTCTTACACTCTCAACGCCACGTACCGCTGTCTGGATTGCTGAGGAAGCGCACGTTTCGGAGAATACCGCCCGGAGTCATCTCTCACGACTGGCTGAACTCGGTGTACTCACAACAACCACGACTGACCGTGGCACTGGGTACAGTCCTGATGCAATCTACACGCGTTCACAAGATATTCGCGAACTCATCCACACAAATACCGAAGACCAACTCGCTACGCAAGCAGTTGAACTCCAAGAAGAATTGGCGTCGTTTTCAACCACGTATGATGTCGAGTCACCAACTGCACTCAGAACGTCTATTGCAACGGCTAGTCTCTCTCCGGAAGAAGCACGAGAGCGTCTCGAAGCGGTCTCCGATTGGGAGTACGCACAGTATCGGCTGTCAGTAGTGCGGGACGCACTCGAACACTACGACACTTACAGTTCGTCACGCCCAGCGTCGGCATGA
- a CDS encoding ATP-binding protein gives MDEFVDREAELARLEELYESLNPELAVIYGRRRLGKTELVKQSLRGRENTVVYQARQKTKELQLQQFAEIAAKEFPGVSRIQNDWESLLGYLAEQDAIIVLDEFPYLIEEDASLPSVLQAMYDYELDDAAPTIVLIGSSISMMEEAALLGNSPLYGRASVKLDVLQLPFSAAMQFFKHTYTPEEQVLLWSVFGGTPYYLEEAATATNLSEAVSETILAQHGSLHNDPDYVLRMELTEPTRYFAILESIAGGATVRNEIAQASGIDNNQLSKYLNRLERLRLIERHVPITEQKERSRRGRYRILDPLFRFWFRFVYGTGTRYDDFGDDAFATLVEPELADFASGEFERLCQHALRELYPQYTITDVGQWWFREHEVDVVGFTAGDTLIAGECKFQQSPLGYNALASLEDHVDELRWTPPGGGERSCEYALFSRSGFKQSVTEAASERENIRLIDLPEIVEKLE, from the coding sequence ATGGACGAGTTCGTCGACCGAGAGGCCGAACTAGCACGGCTGGAAGAACTGTATGAGTCACTAAATCCAGAACTGGCAGTCATTTACGGCCGGCGACGGCTGGGAAAGACCGAACTCGTCAAACAGTCACTGCGCGGGCGGGAAAACACGGTTGTCTACCAAGCACGCCAGAAGACCAAGGAGTTACAGTTACAGCAGTTCGCCGAAATCGCAGCCAAAGAATTCCCCGGTGTCAGTCGCATTCAGAATGACTGGGAATCGCTGCTTGGTTATTTGGCCGAGCAAGACGCCATTATCGTCCTCGACGAATTTCCGTATCTCATTGAGGAGGATGCGAGCCTCCCGTCTGTGTTGCAGGCGATGTATGACTATGAGTTGGATGACGCAGCCCCCACGATTGTACTCATTGGGTCTTCGATTAGCATGATGGAGGAGGCAGCACTCCTTGGGAATAGCCCGCTATATGGTCGTGCTTCGGTCAAACTCGATGTTCTCCAACTGCCATTCAGTGCTGCAATGCAGTTCTTCAAGCACACATACACACCCGAAGAGCAGGTCCTGCTGTGGAGTGTCTTCGGTGGAACGCCGTATTATCTCGAAGAGGCAGCAACGGCGACGAACCTCAGCGAGGCAGTCTCAGAAACAATTCTCGCACAACACGGGTCATTGCACAACGACCCCGATTATGTCCTTCGGATGGAGCTAACTGAGCCGACACGGTACTTCGCTATTCTCGAATCGATCGCTGGTGGCGCAACAGTGCGAAACGAGATTGCACAAGCGTCGGGAATCGACAACAACCAACTCTCGAAATACCTGAACCGTCTAGAGCGACTTCGGCTCATCGAACGACACGTCCCAATCACTGAACAAAAAGAGCGGTCTCGCCGGGGGCGATACCGAATACTGGACCCGCTGTTCCGGTTTTGGTTCAGATTCGTCTACGGGACTGGGACTCGCTACGACGACTTCGGCGACGACGCGTTTGCCACACTGGTTGAACCTGAGTTGGCAGATTTCGCAAGCGGCGAGTTCGAGCGTCTCTGTCAACACGCCCTCCGTGAACTGTACCCCCAGTACACAATCACCGACGTCGGTCAGTGGTGGTTCCGTGAGCACGAGGTTGACGTCGTCGGATTCACCGCTGGAGACACACTCATCGCCGGCGAATGCAAGTTTCAACAATCTCCGTTGGGGTACAACGCCCTTGCATCGCTCGAGGACCACGTCGACGAACTACGTTGGACACCACCAGGTGGTGGCGAACGGTCCTGTGAGTACGCGCTGTTCAGTCGGAGTGGATTCAAGCAATCCGTCACAGAGGCAGCCAGTGAACGGGAGAACATCCGTCTAATCGATCTTCCAGAGATTGTCGAGAAACTCGAATAG